One genomic region from Mesorhizobium terrae encodes:
- a CDS encoding VOC family protein gives MTMSTEPPRLYPVMRFRDAPMMVDWLAKAFGFTVHARYNDGEMIQHAELALGSAMIMLGSSRRDRFGEIVGEPGPNGRSIYIAVDDADVAFARAEAAGAEILEGLTDRGYGSREFICRDPEGNVWSLGTYWPKTGIKPN, from the coding sequence ATGACCATGTCCACCGAACCGCCCCGCCTCTATCCCGTCATGCGCTTCCGCGACGCGCCCATGATGGTCGACTGGCTCGCCAAGGCCTTCGGCTTCACCGTGCATGCCCGCTACAACGATGGCGAAATGATCCAGCACGCCGAACTCGCCCTCGGTTCCGCTATGATCATGCTGGGGTCTTCACGCCGCGACCGCTTCGGCGAAATCGTCGGCGAACCTGGCCCCAACGGCCGTTCCATCTACATCGCCGTCGACGATGCGGACGTGGCCTTTGCACGCGCCGAGGCGGCCGGCGCGGAAATCCTCGAAGGGTTGACGGACCGCGGCTATGGCAGCCGCGAGTTCATCTGCCGCGACCCCGAGGGCAACGTCTGGTCGCTCGGCACCTATTGGCCGAAGACAGGCATCAAGCCGAACTGA
- a CDS encoding helix-turn-helix transcriptional regulator, with protein sequence MPAGSQDSENEPRHFFMLRRAPVPALRSVVTDICGYRELTPGHYRQIEYATLIVPLVINFDAPFAIALGRPPQEDDRHDSFAAGLYAGPVTIDSFGHSCCLQVNFTLAGARRFFRMPLSELTDRMVPLDDVLGHDGAALREALGNEQDWDRRFDLVEDFIVRRVAAASPRGPQIAWAVDRILESGGQTRIGLIAAELDWSRRHLAERFRDATGVAPKTLARMVRFNRALQLSRRGDGNWAGIAADCGYADQAHLAREFRDLAGTTPGTLST encoded by the coding sequence ATGCCTGCCGGAAGCCAGGACAGCGAGAACGAGCCGCGGCATTTTTTCATGCTGCGCCGGGCGCCTGTGCCGGCTTTGCGTTCGGTTGTGACGGATATCTGCGGCTATCGCGAACTGACGCCCGGCCACTACCGCCAGATCGAATACGCGACGCTGATCGTGCCGCTGGTGATCAATTTCGACGCGCCGTTCGCGATCGCACTCGGCCGCCCTCCCCAAGAAGACGACCGCCACGACAGCTTCGCTGCCGGCCTCTACGCCGGCCCGGTGACGATCGATTCCTTCGGTCACAGCTGTTGCCTGCAGGTGAATTTCACGCTTGCCGGCGCAAGGCGTTTCTTCCGCATGCCGCTCAGCGAACTCACCGACCGCATGGTGCCGTTGGACGATGTGCTGGGACATGACGGCGCCGCCTTGCGCGAGGCGCTCGGCAATGAGCAAGACTGGGACCGGCGCTTCGATCTCGTCGAGGACTTCATCGTCCGCCGGGTGGCCGCGGCATCGCCACGAGGACCGCAAATCGCCTGGGCGGTGGACCGGATTCTGGAGAGCGGCGGACAGACGCGCATCGGCCTGATCGCCGCCGAACTGGACTGGAGCCGCCGGCATCTCGCCGAGCGCTTCCGCGATGCCACCGGTGTAGCACCGAAGACACTGGCGCGCATGGTCCGCTTCAACCGCGCGCTTCAGCTGTCGCGGCGCGGAGACGGCAATTGGGCCGGCATCGCCGCCGACTGCGGTTACGCCGACCAGGCGCATCTGGCCCGCGAATTCCGCGACCTGGCCGGCACGACGCCCGGCACGCTGAGCACCTGA